A single Orcinus orca chromosome 2, mOrcOrc1.1, whole genome shotgun sequence DNA region contains:
- the LOC105748434 gene encoding 40S ribosomal protein S27-like: MDVKCPGCYKVTTIFSHAQTVLCVGCSTVLCQPTGGKARLTGGCSFRQRQH; this comes from the coding sequence ATGGATGTGAAATGCCCAGGATGCTATAAAGTCACCACCATCTTTAGCCATGCACAAACAGTTTTGTGCGTTGGCTGCTCTACTGTCCTCTGCCAGCCTACAGGAGGAAAAGCAAGGCTTACAGGAGGATGCTCCTTCAGACAGAGGCAGCACTAA